A genomic region of Haliaeetus albicilla chromosome 8, bHalAlb1.1, whole genome shotgun sequence contains the following coding sequences:
- the LHX4 gene encoding LIM/homeobox protein Lhx4 isoform X1, with product MMQSSALAAEGAVKGLPEILGVPVQQIPQCAGCNQHILDKFILKVLDRHWHSSCLKCADCQMQLADRCFSRAGSVYCKEDFFKRFGTKCTACQQGIPPTQVVRKAQDFVYHLHCFACIICSRQLATGDEFYLMEDGRLVCKEDYETAKQNDDSEAGAKRPRTTITAKQLETLKNAYKNSPKPARHVREQLSSETGLDMRVVQVWFQNRRAKEKRLKKDAGRHRWGQFYKSVKRSRGGGKLEKESSAEDCGVSDSELSFRDQILSELGHTNRVYGTVGDVAGGQLLNGSFSMEGTGQSYQDLRDGSPYGLPQSPSSISSLPSHPPLLNGLDYAMDGSLGLVAHGAQGVSQTLRAMAGGGPTSDISTGSSVGYPDFPTSPASWLDDMDHPPF from the exons ATGATGCAAAGCTCCGCACTCGCTGCCGAAGGGGCTGTCAAGGGGCTTCCCGAGATCCTCGGTGTGCCGGTGCAAC AGATCCCCCAGTGCGCTGGCTGCAACCAGCACATCCTGGACAAGTTCATCCTCAAGGTCCTGGACCGGCACTGGCACAGCTCCTGCCTCAAGTGTGCCGATTGCCAGATGCAGCTGGCCGACCGCTGCTTCTCCCGGGCCGGCAGCGTCTACTGCAAGGAGGACTTCTTCAA GCGTTTCGGGACCAAATGCACAGCGTGCCAGCAGGgcatcccccccacccaggtGGTCCGCAAAGCCCAGGACTTCGTCTACCACCTCCACTGCTTCGCCTGCATCATCTGCAGCCGGCAACTGGCCACCGGCGACGAGTTCTACCTGATGGAGGACGGGCGGCTGGTTTGCAAGGAGGACTATGAGACCGCCAAGCAGAACG ATGACTCCGAGGCGGGCGCTAAGCGGCCCCGGACCACCATCACGGCCAAGCAGCTGGAGACGCTGAAGAACGCCTACAAAAACTCCCCCAAGCCCGCACGGCACGTGCGGGAGCAGCTCTCCTCTGAGACGGGCCTCGACATGAGGGTGGTGCAG GTGTGGTTCCAGAACCGCCGGGCCAAGGAGAAGCGGCTGAAGAAGGACGCGGGGCGGCATCGCTGGGGCCAGTTTTACAAGAGCGTCAAGAGGAGCCGCGGGGGCGGcaagctggagaaggagagCTCGGCCGAGGACTGCGGCGTCAGCGACAGCGAGCTCAGCTTCCGCG ACCAGATCCTCTCCGAGCTCGGCCACACCAACAGGGTTTACGGCACCGTGGGGGACGTGGCGGGCGGACAGTTGCTGAACGGCAGCTTCTCCATGGAGGGGACGGGACAGTCGTACCAGGACTTGCGGGACGGCAGTCCCTACGGCCTCCCCCAGTCGCCgtcctccatctcctccctgcCGTCCCACCCACCCTTGCTCAACGGGCTGGACTACGCCATGGACggcagcctggggctggtggcCCACGGGGCGCAGGGGGTGAGTCAGACGCTGCGGGCCATGGCCGGGGGGGGCCCCACCTCCGACATTTCCACGGGGAGCAGCGTCGGGTACCCAGACTTTCCCACCAGCCCGGCCTCTTGGCTGGACGACATGGATCACCCCCCTTTCTAA
- the LHX4 gene encoding LIM/homeobox protein Lhx4 isoform X2: MMQSSALAAEGAVKGLPEILGVPVQQIPQCAGCNQHILDKFILKVLDRHWHSSCLKCADCQMQLADRCFSRAGSVYCKEDFFKRFGTKCTACQQGIPPTQVVRKAQDFVYHLHCFACIICSRQLATGDEFYLMEDGRLVCKEDYETAKQNDDSEAGAKRPRTTITAKQLETLKNAYKNSPKPARHVREQLSSETGLDMRVVQVWFQNRRAKEKRLKKDAGRHRWGQFYKSVKRSRGGGKLEKESSAEDCGVSDSELSFREDQILSELGHTNRVYGTVGDVAGGQLLNGSFSMEGTGQSYQDLRDGSPYGLPQSPSSISSLPSHPPLLNGLDYAMDGSLGLVAHGAQGVSQTLRAMAGGGPTSDISTGSSVGYPDFPTSPASWLDDMDHPPF; encoded by the exons ATGATGCAAAGCTCCGCACTCGCTGCCGAAGGGGCTGTCAAGGGGCTTCCCGAGATCCTCGGTGTGCCGGTGCAAC AGATCCCCCAGTGCGCTGGCTGCAACCAGCACATCCTGGACAAGTTCATCCTCAAGGTCCTGGACCGGCACTGGCACAGCTCCTGCCTCAAGTGTGCCGATTGCCAGATGCAGCTGGCCGACCGCTGCTTCTCCCGGGCCGGCAGCGTCTACTGCAAGGAGGACTTCTTCAA GCGTTTCGGGACCAAATGCACAGCGTGCCAGCAGGgcatcccccccacccaggtGGTCCGCAAAGCCCAGGACTTCGTCTACCACCTCCACTGCTTCGCCTGCATCATCTGCAGCCGGCAACTGGCCACCGGCGACGAGTTCTACCTGATGGAGGACGGGCGGCTGGTTTGCAAGGAGGACTATGAGACCGCCAAGCAGAACG ATGACTCCGAGGCGGGCGCTAAGCGGCCCCGGACCACCATCACGGCCAAGCAGCTGGAGACGCTGAAGAACGCCTACAAAAACTCCCCCAAGCCCGCACGGCACGTGCGGGAGCAGCTCTCCTCTGAGACGGGCCTCGACATGAGGGTGGTGCAG GTGTGGTTCCAGAACCGCCGGGCCAAGGAGAAGCGGCTGAAGAAGGACGCGGGGCGGCATCGCTGGGGCCAGTTTTACAAGAGCGTCAAGAGGAGCCGCGGGGGCGGcaagctggagaaggagagCTCGGCCGAGGACTGCGGCGTCAGCGACAGCGAGCTCAGCTTCCGCG AAGACCAGATCCTCTCCGAGCTCGGCCACACCAACAGGGTTTACGGCACCGTGGGGGACGTGGCGGGCGGACAGTTGCTGAACGGCAGCTTCTCCATGGAGGGGACGGGACAGTCGTACCAGGACTTGCGGGACGGCAGTCCCTACGGCCTCCCCCAGTCGCCgtcctccatctcctccctgcCGTCCCACCCACCCTTGCTCAACGGGCTGGACTACGCCATGGACggcagcctggggctggtggcCCACGGGGCGCAGGGGGTGAGTCAGACGCTGCGGGCCATGGCCGGGGGGGGCCCCACCTCCGACATTTCCACGGGGAGCAGCGTCGGGTACCCAGACTTTCCCACCAGCCCGGCCTCTTGGCTGGACGACATGGATCACCCCCCTTTCTAA